The Montipora foliosa isolate CH-2021 unplaced genomic scaffold, ASM3666993v2 scaffold_148, whole genome shotgun sequence genome window below encodes:
- the LOC137986171 gene encoding uncharacterized protein yields MRHLQKAERYISRTEDGGPPRRSPTPPFTNCAVDYFGPWLIKQGGKEVKGYGVLFTCISSRAIHLEVSNTLETDSFINALRRFICRRGPIRLLRSDHGTNFVGAKRELSEAINKLDQRKISSELLKNGCDWMVFKMNVPSASHMGGAWERQIRSVWNMLSTLLENNATQLDDESLITLMCEAEAVVNSRPLMLDPLTDPDSLSPLTPNHLLTMKSKIFMSPPGIFQDADKYSRKRWRRVQHLADECWCRWKKEFLQCLQTRPKWCQARKNLQVEDIVIIKDDNLPRNQ; encoded by the coding sequence ATGCGTCATTTGCAGAAAGCTGAGAGGTACATTTCAAGAACAGAAGATGGCGGACCTCCCAGAAGATCGCCCACTCCACCTTTCACAAATTGTGCCGTTGATTATTTTGGCCCATGGCTTATAAAACAAGGAGGAAAGGAAGTGAAAGGATATGGCGTCTTGTTCACCTGTATCTCGTCCAGGGCCATACACTTGGAGGTCTCAAACACGCTTGAGACAGATTCATTTATTAACGCCCTCCGGAGGTTCATCTGCCGAAGAGGACCCATACGATTACTAAGAAGTGACCACGGTACCAACTTTGTTGGCGCCAAAAGAGAGCTAAGTGAAGCCATAAACAAGTTGGATCAGAGAAAGATCAGTTCCGAGTTGCTGAAAAATGGGTGTGACTGGATGGTCTTTAAGATGAATGTTCCCAGTGCAAGTCATATGGGAGGGGCGTGGGAACGCCAAATCAGAAGTGTGTGGAACATGCTCTCTACACTACTGGAAAATAATGCAACCCAATTAGATGACGAATCTCTGATTACCCTGATGTGTGAAGCCGAAGCTGTGGTGAACAGTCGACCCTTGATGCTGGATCCTCTGACTGATCCTGACTCTCTGTCTCCATTGACACCCAACCACCTTCTGACAATGAAGTCAAAGATTTTCATGTCGCCTCCAGGCATCTTCCAAGACGCTGATAAATATTCCAGGAAACGCTGGAGAAGAGTGCAGCACCTTGCAGACGAATGTTGGTGTCGATGGAAGAAAGAGTTCCTGCAGTGTCTCCAAACCCGTCCCAAATGGTGCCAAGCTCGCAAGAACCTTCAGGTCGAGGACATTGTGATCATCAAGGATGACAACCTTCCTCGTAACCAGTGA
- the LOC137986172 gene encoding uncharacterized protein, whose amino-acid sequence MDQGAHILKEESEWPKCRVNENIPLSSDDPEVKKTSSCATSTEEMKASPVGLVDYFSDWYKVKRAIAICLRYLNWLANKGEAKTTEEAKACGTSKDTKEIKMAGNTKLSVQELQMAEVKIIKLAQATSFREEIKLLNLKKADSSPCSGSQCLTSLAPWSSLTHLLILTVSCVLAAALGELDCLLMSGSQPFCQRKVM is encoded by the coding sequence ATGGATCAAGGGGCCCACATTCTTAAGGAGGAGTCTGAGTGGCCCAAATGTCGAGTTAATGAGAACATTCCACTGTCAAGTGACGACCCGGAGGTTAAGAAGACATCCTCTTGCGCTACAAGCACAGAAGAAATGAAAGCGTCTCCCGTTGGCCTTGTTGATTACTTTTCTGACTGGTACAAAGTGAAAAGAGCCATAGCAATCTGCTTGCGTTACTTAAACTGGCTTGCAAACAAGGGTGAAGCTAAAACAACAGAAGAGGCAAAGGCCTGTGGCACATCTAAAGATACCAAAGAGATAAAGATGGCAGGTAACACCAAATTGTCGGTGCAAGAGTTGCAGATGGCAGAAGTCAAAATAATCAAGTTGGCACAAGCTACCTCCTTTAGAGAAGAAATCAAACTTCTGAACCTCAAGAAGGCCGACTCTAGTCCATGCAGTGGAAGTCAGTGCTTAACCTCTCTAGCCCCTTGGTCAAGCTTGACCCATTTGTTGATCTTGACGGTATCCTGCGTGTTGGCGGCCGCCTTAGGCGAGCTGGATTGCCTTTTGATGTCAGGTTCCCAGCCATTTTGCCAAAGGAAAGTCATGTAA